The DNA sequence AATCTAATGCATAGCATAATGACTATAACCAATAACACTGTGTTACATTCCTCACAGAGACCTTTCTCCTACTGAAGCCCTCATGGTTCCTTAGAAAGACTTCTCAGACattcttacacatttttaaagaacagtgcTCCAAAGAACATACCTATGCCTGCTTGGCAGGGATGAGGGCACACACCCTTTATTCATACTGCACTACTTCTGTGGTATGGGATAGGCCTTCATACTCTCTCCCAGAGGTTCAATGATTCTTCTTCTCTCAGTCCTGTCCATCTGTAAACTTGTGAAAAATTTGGCAAGGCTTCAAATACCTCTTCATTTATAGTCTTAACTAAATGGAAGAATTATGTGACTTATCAGAATTGAGACCCTGTTCCCcccaaaaagcaataaaaacccAGTGAATCTCCAAGGATAATATGTAATTGTAATGATATCTGTTTATATCAGTTGGTTCAAGTCTGAGCAATCTGTATATCAGCAGCCAGTGTTGATACACATCTTGTTCCACTTTTCAAACAGATTATGAGGACCAAAACTTTTATGTTCTACTTGAGACAGAGAAAACTGGCCACAGTTAAAATCCTGCCTATCGTACTATCTATTTTGTCTCTGGCTCTTGAAAGCTTTCCAGAAAATATCAGCATTAGAGTGAGTCTAAATATCTACTCCAGATTTTAGATAATCCCATACAAAACCATAAATCTCTATGACGTAAAATAAAAGACTACCAGATCTCCATATTTGTTCTTAGTCTGCAATATTTAATATTGAGTaactctaatatttatttaagatatttcatttattttctgagagagacagaaaacacagaggagagtgagagggagaagcagactccccactgagcacagagcccaatatggggcttgattccatgaccccgggatcatgacctgaacataaggcagatgcttaaccgactgattCACGCAGGAGGCCCACTTGcagattattaataaataatgagGCCACTCCTCATGTAGGGTGAAAGTAAGAACCTCCAGGACTTAAAGATATTGTGTATGTGTGGAATCAAGTCAGCTGTCAGTGTATTTGGCATATTATCTGTGTCAAATTAACCTTTCTTTATCCAAAGGCAGTAGGAATTTTGTTAGAGTCCATTCATGTGCATACTATTGGGGGTTAAGGTTTCTGATAGGACAAATCGGGACAGAACTTCTGCAAGACCATCTCTTCTTTCGTAACCTCTTCAAGGcatctttgatttccttgttCCTCGGACTGTATATCAATGGATTCAACATGGGAATTACCACAGTGTAGAATACGGATGCAAATCTGTCAAGGCTAGAGGAACCACCAGAGCTGGAACTCAAATAAACAGAGATACTTGAGATATAGAAGAGGGAAACCGCTAGCAGATGAGAAGCACAGGTGTTGAAAGCCTTGGACCTGCCTTTAGCTGAAGTGATCTTCATGATGGACATGACAATATAGCCATAGGATATCATGATAATGAGGGCATTTATTATCCCAAAGACCATTGTTAATATAGCAATCAGCAGTTGTACAAAGAAAGTGTCGGTGCAGGACAGGATTAACAGTTGCGGCATGTCACAGAGGAAGTGCTTGATGACATTAGGCCCACAAAAGTGGAGCTGAAACATGGTACACAATTGGGATATAGAAGCAGAGAGTCCAGCCAAATAGGATCCCAGCACCATCCGAATACAGAGGGTGGGTGACATGATTGCTGAATAGAGAAGTGGATTACAAATGGCAGCATATCGGTCATAAGCCATGGCTGTCAGGAGACAAGACTCACTCAGTCCCATGGTTGAAAAGACAAAGTACTGAACAGCACAACCCACAAAGGTGATAGTCTGCTGCTCTTGAAAAAAGGTGGAGAGCATCTTGGGAGCTGTAGAGGTCACATAGCAGATATCTATGAAGGACAGATtactgaggaagaagtacatgggtgtgtggaggTGAGAGTCCATCCTTATTAAGATGATGAGGCACAGGTTCCAAGTCAGAGTCAAAATGTAGGTCAGCAGGAATACAACAAAGAGCACTGCTAGGATTCTGGGAAAATCAGAGAATCCCAAAAGGATGAAATAAGTGACCTCTGTAATACTTCCTCCCCCAATCATTGGCTTGCTGCttctgaaatcagaaaagagagaagagaatgcacTGCTGACTCAGGTGAAATGACAGCATTACAATTCTCGtatgtgtcatttttttcctccaatgagTACAGGGAAAGAAGCAATCCTTTACTGTCCTAATGAAAACACCCAGCTTTTCATCTGAAATTGTCAAGACGTGTGTTGTTAAAAGTGCTTcaaactaatgatgtcctatcTGTTGcttaattaaattgaaattaaaaaaagaaaaaaagtccttcGGGTTCTCAATTATTTCATGACGTCGTATGAAAATTAAAGAGTTGTTTTTGAATTTGACTGagaactaaaataaaagaaatgctgtGATTATTACAGACATCATtgattaaaagttttttttaaaacttctgataATTCATACATAACCACTGCTTTACAAAAAAATACGTGAAATCACTCTAGATTAAAAATGAGATAGCTTTTCAGTCCCAGGTGGTCATctagataatgttttaaaatttcctcctTATCCTAAAGAAAAGTTATTTACCGCATTTGTAATAATTTCACAAACTCTTATAGGAATGCAGTTAACATATCATTTTCTAAGTGGTCTGGAAAACTATATTATAAGTGATGACTCtgataatattttcttgaggCACAGTATATGTGCCCAGTAAAGTTGTGGAACAAGTCTTCTTAGTGAAGTCTTCGTACTAAGTATGCCAAAGGGAAGGTAGTAGAGCTCGCTATTGACCCCAACCTTTTTTCAATTTTAGGGTATTTTACTACTTAagaaacagcatggtactgtaGTTAAAGGTTCAGTCTTTGGAGTTTTGTCTGATTCCCTCTCGCTTTATGAACTTGTCCCAGGAGATTACACACTAAGATTGATTTACTCAAAATAATGTGAGAACATTAAGAGCCCCTGAACTCTCAGATTACTAGGATAGTTACATGAAAATTCATGGGGATGCTCAGCACACAATTCCATACACAGTAATTGTTCAATAGGTGTTGGCTATTACCATCATGGATTGCTTACTGATAACCATGAATGACAGCTGTACCCATGGTTAGCAGCGTCAACAGTGCTGTGGGTTAATTTGAGGGATTTCCTGAGGCACCACTGACCTTGTAGACAGTGAGGAATCATTACCTTCTGGGCAGATGTAGATTCAGACCTCATGTAGAAGCAAATCAAACCACCTGGAGCCACGAagacacaaacacagaaacaatTTTCCATTTAGTCTGCTTGAGTTTGGGTACACTTGGTCAACTGACAACCAGCAACACACTATGATGGACCTTGATGCAGAGGAAAAGTAAATAACTTCAATTACCAGGTACTACATAGtatatttcatacattttattgATACAGTCATCATGTTAGAGCTCACTAACAGATTCGTAATGGATTGCAACTATAGCCTATGCTCCCTAACAAACTGTCGTTCCTTGAGGTGAAAGAGTAAATCAATGAGAACAgctaagaaatttttgaaaaaatatgaataattaaaaagacatgaactttcaagtattaaaaagtattataaacaCTGACAATTcactattcttataaaaatagacacatgtcAAAATACCTTTagacattttagaaatttttaaatatcagtaagaatttaaatatgataaaattagtatttttaaattgagagacAAAGGATAAATTCTTGATATGCATGTATGTAATCTTGGTATGTGGAAAAAATGTCTGAAATATAACACCAAAACAGTaactagaagagaaaaatgtaacaaTTTTAAACTTGGTTATGAGAGAAAAACCCACTTAATTAAAATACTTCTGAAATACAATTGATAAGGGAAAAAGAGTCACAAAGCATAAAAAGAGAATGTAGCAATGCCCTCAATAAAAAAGGCACTAATCAGATGATGGGGCACTCATATTTAGTACTGATGAGGGTACAAAATGGTTCTACCTTTctgaaggaaaaatttttttgcGTTATAtaatatctctgtctctctttctctctcacacacacatagaaacacaggaaacaattaaaaatgcCAAAAGTAATGACTGATATGattttgatttccttctttaGCTTCTCTGTATTTGATCAATTTTCGACAACTGCTCTATATATAGGAAGAAAACTTATTAAGATATATAAATCCTTAAAAGTAAGCACAGAGtaagacagaaagggagaggggaaggggaactGAAGGGCAGACAGCATTACTGAGAGAATAGACTTTCAGAATTTCCTGGCTGTGACCTACTGGCTGGGTCATCCTTAGCAAgttattaacctctctgtgcctcagttgcctcatctataaatggCACTAAGAGTACTTATCACCTCAGAGGGTTGCTGCAAGGATTGGTTGACATAAAGGGCTTAAAacagtaagggctcaataaatgttagcaattatcATCCCCATTATCGTTCCTCTCTGtgtaagtaaaataaagcaaactaATACTGAAGGAGCTCTTTAGATCAATTATTTTCTAAGGTCTCTAAGCCTAGAGTCAAGAATATCGTTAGGCAAtgactgtatttatttctatctcGGATTACTCCGTTACCTCCAGTCAGCTGGACTGTAAACTCCTCATGTCCCTTTTTATGTGCCACCACCACCAGGTACTCTGAGCTGACGAGGCTCTACACAGTACGTGCTCTACTGGAGATGCCTCACTACTTAACGATAAGCACCTTGTATACTAATATTTGTGTTACTGAATAACTACATATTGAACAATGGTTCTTTCACCCCTTTTGGATGCAAAactaaaattatcttatttcatttccaTCATGGTTTTATGAGATTGAAAATCTTTCTGTTGACTCCTTAAGTGTTGCCACTATGATTTCTCCACAATTTTATCCAAGATGAGTTGGagtcaatgaaaatattttgaaaatataaactctCAAGCACAACATCGCCCAATACACCAACATAATCGATCAGTTCAGTGAAAAGAAGTCAAGCTTCTGATCAATCACTTGCAGTAAAGCTCTTCACTTTCTTATTACATTCTGGTGACAAAGGCAGCCAGAGGTAAAGGTATTTTATGTGGCTTATCATTCCAAAAAAGATAATGAATTCTGGATTGTTTGATAAAATTAATCTTGTTAAACTTTGATAAGGTatagaaaaagggggaaaattaactttttggttaagtttttgCATGTGTCCACCATTTcccaagaaaatttaaagaaaaggtgACTGATGCAAATATTAATTGGAGAATTTACTATGTGCATCTAGCTAATCAAAACCTTTCCAATTCTGACTAAGGAGGACATGGTCAATTTATAAGTTTGTGCAGAGTACAAAATCAGGTAAGGAAAGCCCAGATGCTGcaatgaagaaaaacaatgtaagtaaaaaaaaaaaaaaaaagcttaaagagACAGACCAACAATGCCCTGAAGTGAGGCATCTCTGATACCTGTGTTACCCACACCCATGCCTCCAGACCTGCAGGGACTCCAAAGATGACCACAGAGACCCTTTTGAAAAGGCCAATGGAATTGTACATGAGTACTTGTTATATCATTATTTAGTGACCTGCTTGCCTTTTGTTACTCAAAAATTATCAAAGCTATATAATAACATGAAAATccaattaattaatattattataacagactacttaaacaaaagaaatttcaaagagtCCTTAGGATGAAGTTGGAAAATCTAGACAAGAATATGGGATCTTAGGAAATTCCTCTGAAAGTCagtaaattgcttttttttttttgtttaattaaatgtttttttattatattatgttaggcaccatacagtacatccctggtttttgatgtaaagttcgatgattcattagttgcgtataacacccagtgcaccatgcaatacgtgccctccttactacccatcaccagcctatcccattcccccactcccctcccctctgaagccctcagttgatttctcagactccatagtctgtcatgcttcattcccccttctgattacccccctttctttctattattaattCAGCACTCAATTATTGACTTCTAAAATTTGTTAGCTTTTATAAACATCtcttcattagattttttttgccTCAATAGATTTAAATAATCCACTTATctgccattttacaggtgaaacaatacaaaacaaaacaaaacaaaaaaaaccccaggagGTAACAGAGCTGAAGTTCATAGCCTTAAGAAATTGCAGAACTGGAACTCAACATACATCCCTCATCCCAGAATGATCCCTGAAATTTTAGATAAGACATTAATCTTTTCAATGAGGGTCAGAGAAGTTAGGTAAGGAGACAGAGAACCCAAGAAAGAGCCCACGGTGGAGGGTGTGGGAGTGAGGAAGAGGTGAAGAATGCCAGAGACTGAGGACCATAAACCCTGCTCCACACAGGTCCTACTGAAAGTATCACGTGGCTATCAAGATAACATAAAATCCACTGTGCTTACCAAGTCTTGCCCTCTCACCTTGACCCAGATTCCCAAGAAGAGAGATCTTTTGCCAAAGGCTGAAACTGCTTATTTCtcttccaaaggaatttttcatATGGGTTATTGCTCTCCAAGATGGGAGACATTGGCCATGAAATAGGCTGTCCACTCAGATTAACAGAGATACTCCCAACTGGAGATCATCTTAACTGTGCCATTGTTAAGGGCAGAGATAATAGGAGAAAAGACAATTAGAGATATAAAACCCTCTGGGTACTTGTTCTCTGGAGTCACTCTTGTCATGGAGGTTTTATCCCTGCTAATTTCATGTCTCATTTTGCCATGTCCCTTCTGGCTCCATTCCCCACTTCCCCCATAGTCCAATCATGTCCATATGATTATAGAATTTCTGTTAGAATCTGAAGAGTAATTAGACCTGGAAAGAACGTAGGAATATTCCAGTCCAATACCTTTAATTACCAAGTGAGGAACCTAAAGCCGGAGGAGCTAAAAGCTTTGCTCAAGATGACACTGGTAACATACTAGCTGGTAAATACCTCAGTTGAAATAAATTAGATATCTGAACATTTCCTTGTACACATAGcacttttattttagatatatacATCCGTACATTTTCTCAAATATCTGACCAGGTCCAAACATCACAGCAGCCTATGAGGCGGACATGGAATTATTTCCTATGCATAAGCAAGGAAATTGAGGCAGtaagaaaatcagtaaaactaATTCATGACAGAGCCATGACTTATCATGGTTACAACCTGGGGCATTGGTATCAACCACTCTGGGTAAAATTCTGACCCTTCCACTTGATGACTGTGTGACCATGAGCAAAttcacctctcccagcctcaggaTTATCACCTGAGGATTACCATAAAAGGGGGTTGAGAGTAGTAGCTACTTCATAGAGTAGGTCTTCATAGAGAGAAGCAAATTGCATAATACTTATAAAGCACTTACCGGGGATGCATTACAAGCCTGCCTTCTATTAATACTCATTGTAATTTCTATGTTCTGATTTGGAGTTATTTCCAAAGTTATGCTGAATTACTAATCCCTCACTAAAAATATCTACTTAACATCATTACCACAAAcatttttttgcctcttttttctagGAAttgtttgtttctagttttttgaaaATGGAAGTCATCTACCCTACCAGTGACTAGGGATACAGACATGTTTTAGATAAGGTCCCATTCTTGACTTGATCTACTTCAACTATTCTCACTTCTAGGGAGAAATGGGTGGGGAGGCAATGAATTATTTGACTCTTGCTGATAGGTTAGTACTTACATATTCCCTTTGATAAGACCTGTAATAACTTAATCCTTAAACTGAGCAGGTTCTTAAGATAGTTTAAAGGTATAACACCAAAAGTATTAGAATGTGGGCACCATGGCCACAAAATAGACGTCATGTTTTGGTC is a window from the Ursus arctos isolate Adak ecotype North America unplaced genomic scaffold, UrsArc2.0 scaffold_23, whole genome shotgun sequence genome containing:
- the LOC125281349 gene encoding olfactory receptor 5AN1-like; translation: MIGGGSITEVTYFILLGFSDFPRILAVLFVVFLLTYILTLTWNLCLIILIRMDSHLHTPMYFFLSNLSFIDICYVTSTAPKMLSTFFQEQQTITFVGCAVQYFVFSTMGLSESCLLTAMAYDRYAAICNPLLYSAIMSPTLCIRMVLGSYLAGLSASISQLCTMFQLHFCGPNVIKHFLCDMPQLLILSCTDTFFVQLLIAILTMVFGIINALIIMISYGYIVMSIMKITSAKGRSKAFNTCASHLLAVSLFYISSISVYLSSSSGGSSSLDRFASVFYTVVIPMLNPLIYSPRNKEIKDALKRLRKKRWSCRSSVPICPIRNLNPQ